The nucleotide window ATAGGTCACTCTGTGCTGAAGGGCTATTCCCCTTGGCTAGCTGCAGCCTTTCCAAGTCAAGTATCTGGTGCAGAATAAAACCAGTCTTCTTATGCTCTTCACCTTTACAATATATCTGCAAAGATAAACACATCAATTAAAAAGACATGAATATTTCAACAGTGCCAATTCATTCAACTATTTCTGGCTACCTCGTATTGTTTACTGGTCGATCCCATTTCAAACCGAGCACCACCTGAAAGACATTCAATTTGTGAGCAAGACTGCCCATGAATATCATAGCTTACCACACTCGAGTCACAAGAACCACAAGAGGTGGATAGAGTCTTGTTATCTATCTCATTTGATTGGAAACCCCACAATGCTGCAAAATCCTTGGCAGACGGGCAATCTGTGTAACTCCTGATAGTGCGTTTGTGATGATGTTGGGAAGATGACGTGTGCTGGCTCCTGTCACAGGCATTGCACATAAACATTCTGTGATCCAAACACTGAACATAAGCAGGGCGGCCTTGGCAGGATTCGCATAAGACAGTGCGCTGATGCCGGTTGAAAACTGTGTTAGCCGAATGGATctttgcatcacaagagaggcAAAGATGTGCTGCATCAGCTTTACAGTACACTACCGGCCTTAATGCTCTGCAGAACTCACAACATTTCTCCATTTTCTCCAAAACTAGTAAACGCTCACAAAGTGAAGCTTCACATTTGCAGTTTCTAAGATGAAACACCAATTCTTATTAGTCCTAAAGAAATAAAAGCAAACTACTATAGTAGAATGGCTGAGGTACCCTAACAATTACACACATTTTTTCAAGTTCTACATCCAAGATCATATCTGAAGcccttctcttttctttatgGGTCAGATCCGGAGAAATGATTCAAACATGAAGAAACATTTTTGAACCTATGAATATCAAAGGTCCTTATTCGATCAACTTCACATGATCAGCGGATATGAAAAACAAGAAACAGAGGCGATCCAAAGTGGgaattataattaaaaaaattcaaagctaTTATCTtcgaaaagaaggaaaaagaaggaagaaaatgtacccgtGATTTTTTCCCGGGTAAAAATAAGGCTCACAATGAGAGACGCAGAGCACTCATCGTCTCTTCTCTTGTTGCTTtgattatcttcttcttcttcttgtgtgCTGTTTATCATTTTGACACTTTATGGCTCTGACGTGTACATCTGTGAGCTCAACTTTCCAGCGTGGATTTGAATACGTGGCTCTAGGACTATGCGATCGTCATCCACGTTATCCCATTACAATCTGAGAGTGAGTGAATGAATGCATGTGAAATGTATGACCCAAGGTGATCCAAATCCTAAAAGTCCATCCAAATCTAAAGTTCAGATGGATGGGAGTTTGACGGTTGTACTTGTACCCTTGTCGTAGCACAGTATAAGTTTAAGTACCACCGATATGATGGTGGTCAGATTCAAATCATTCATGATAATAAACCATTATTTCAGTGTTCTGTATTTGGTTGAAATTATCTGGTCAAGAAATTCGATGTTAACCTGACTATTGTCAGGAAGTTAAAAGCTGGGTTTTACAGCACTTTTTTGTTATGGAGCAGCGATAGAAGTTCAAGGATAGGAGGAACAACAGTAGAGGCAAGAATCAACTGTAGAAACACACAAGGAACCAGTCTGTTAATCCGACAAAATCTTGTACAAGgagtgtttttcttttcctcgAGCAGTCGAGCTATGTCTTTATAGCTTGTACTTGTTCCTGAAAAGAATTCTGAAGAAGTTTCTGAATTTGAACTACAACTATACAATTGGAGAGAAAGCACAAGCATAGTTGTTGCGCTGATACATCAACAATCAAAAAGGAGCATATGGGAGCATTCACGGGTATCCTTCCCCCTGGAAAACAGTGTCATCGAGTTGCCTTGGTTGAAGAAACACCTGAATTCAAAGAAGAATGAATAAGAATTCGGATGGAAGTTGAGCAGATAACTTTGAAATGGAATCTATAGCGGAAAACAGCAGAGTTTGCGactaaaaacataaatttaCTGGCAGCAGTGGTAACAATTCGCACAGGACAATGATGTGTATAAATTTAGATACAAACCTAAATGAAATGACTGAAAGGATATGGCTAGAAGCCTGAATTCAATAAAGGCCGAAAAGTGTTAAGTTGATTACCAAATGATCCTTCTCATTCATTACCTTTTTTGTTTGAAGTATCATGCACTTCGATCATGTCATCATCCTCCATCCGGAGTGATTCAGGTGTGGCATCTGGACCTATTTTATCTCCatcaaaactaaaaaccaaaCTCTGAATGTCAATCTTAGCTTTATCTGCATACATTTTGAATAGCCGCTCAAACTTGTCATCCTGTTAAAGTAGAAGAAAATCTTATTAGAATTACAAATTTCTAAACATCCAGTAAGCCATATAGCTGAAACCTCAGCACAGAGAACATGGAACAAAGCAACATATAGAAAAGAAAGGGAGGTGAGTCGGCTTTGGGGGAGAGATGAGGAAGAAAAGAACTAGAAGGTTGTATGTTCAGGGTCAGAAGAGTTGGGTGAAATCTAGCACACAAACTTATCAGATGAATGCAACACAGCTCAGTGATATGAGCTACATACACATATTCTCCATACTCTGTTGTACAGTCCTTTATGTGGTTTTTCGTACAGTTGTACAAATATATTGAATTGGCACAGAAACCACCTGCTCTAGACTCTCTAGATGGATTACAACACTCCATGCTCAGTTAGCTTACATAAGCACCGCATACAGTACTTGAAACTGAATGTTATCGAAACCTAAAtgataattttcaattttctgcAATTAACAAGactaatagattttttttttggcaatatcACATGTAATTCTCAGGTTATCAAGTGCATATAATGTTTCTGAACGACCATTACATTTCCTACCAGTGAGAAGTAACCATAGATTAATCAATTATAAGAATGGGAATGACTAGACAAATATATATTACATGTTTACTTGTCTGTACATTTGTCTGCATAAACATACCATGTATATGCGAAATTGCTTGACTCCATCCTTGTCTTGAATAGATATAACTACTTTGTTCCTTTCAACTTGGGGCTTTGGATGTGGCGCTGCCGTAGCATCTGGTGAAGATTGGAGGGAACTAAGAAGTTCTTGTCTCACAGACTCCTCCACAGCTCGGACCACATTTTCAGCCGACTCAGCTGATGCCAGTTCTTGCTTCTGTAACCTGCATTACGAGATGGCGTTTTCATCGTCAAAATTAGCAACTTAAAACATTGAAACCCAAGGTAAACCAGATCAAACAACAGGAATAAAGGTTTAATGTTCTGGAGCAACAAAATTATCTAAAACCCAAAACCATGGCCGGATGGCTACATCAAACCAGTTCCCACAGAGGTAATCTGACTTCAAATATAAACAATTTACAAAAGCCACATGAATTCTACGGTACTATCATAATCAAAGGCCTTATATATTCCAACTATGTGTCATACAAGCACCAGAATCCAATTCACAAtttttcagtaaaaaaaaaaaaaaaaaaatcaattatgaAAATACCTCAACGCCTTTAAGATGGAATCATCACCCAATTTCTTGGTAACTTTGGGCGGAGGAAGCAACCAGTCCTCGTCGTCATCCTCAATAACTGTAACCTTCACACTGTCATCGACCGTTTCAACCTAAATCCCAATTCATCGAAAAACATcaacaaattgaaaatcatatgTAATAAAACCGTAATATCCGATAGTAAATAAGAGCTGCTTACTGCTGGATTCGaagccttcttcctcttcttgctCGGAGGAGAAGCCGACGCCTCGTCGTCTGCAATAGAAACATTGAACGATTCAAAATACTGAACTTGGGAGACAATTCAAGCcttgattgaattcgaaaagAGCTcaccgtcgtcgtcgtcgtcgtcgagGGAGATGACATTGAGAGGCTGCACGCGGCTGTAATCGAAAAGGGGTTCGAGTTCTTCGGTAAAATCTGCCTGCAAAATCATAGACCAGTTACTGGATGAGAGTATAGGGAGAACGAGAAACAAAACCCTAGTAAAGGAGTaatgagaggaagaagaagaacttcAGGTGACCATTGTGAAAGTGGGAGAGAGTGCAGCGGTGGTCGTCTTTTCAGTTTCACCTTTTTTGAAGCGTCCCGCCGGAGATTTAAGAGACCGGTACGACTTACGAGACTTATTATAAAGCAAATCCAAATCCTATtcctgtttaattttttttttgtttttagatttGGGACCCATCCGTAGTGGATATAGACGCTCCTGTAACCCTTGGGGGCTCGATTCCATCTTTCAATAATCTCATTCTGGGACTGCTATTTACTCATTAGTGCAGGTAGGGACGCCTCTCTAACTCTCGGGGCTCGGTTTCATCTTTGA belongs to Rosa chinensis cultivar Old Blush chromosome 4, RchiOBHm-V2, whole genome shotgun sequence and includes:
- the LOC112201158 gene encoding uncharacterized protein LOC112201158 isoform X1 — translated: MILQADFTEELEPLFDYSRVQPLNVISLDDDDDDDEASASPPSKKRKKASNPAVETVDDSVKVTVIEDDDEDWLLPPPKVTKKLGDDSILKALRLQKQELASAESAENVVRAVEESVRQELLSSLQSSPDATAAPHPKPQVERNKVVISIQDKDGVKQFRIYMDDKFERLFKMYADKAKIDIQSLVFSFDGDKIGPDATPESLRMEDDDMIEVHDTSNKKRCFFNQGNSMTLFSRGKDTRECSHMLLFDC
- the LOC112201158 gene encoding uncharacterized protein LOC112201158 isoform X5 — encoded protein: MADFTEELEPLFDYSRVQPLNVISLDDDDDDEASASPPSKKRKKASNPAVETVDDSVKVTVIEDDDEDWLLPPPKVTKKLGDDSILKALRLQKQELASAESAENVVRAVEESVRQELLSSLQSSPDATAAPHPKPQVERNKVVISIQDKDGVKQFRIYMDDKFERLFKMYADKAKIDIQSLVFSFDGDKIGPDATPESLRMEDDDMIEVHDTSNKKRCFFNQGNSMTLFSRGKDTRECSHMLLFDC
- the LOC112201158 gene encoding uncharacterized protein LOC112201158 isoform X4, which gives rise to MADFTEELEPLFDYSRVQPLNVISLDDDDDDDEASASPPSKKRKKASNPAVETVDDSVKVTVIEDDDEDWLLPPPKVTKKLGDDSILKALRLQKQELASAESAENVVRAVEESVRQELLSSLQSSPDATAAPHPKPQVERNKVVISIQDKDGVKQFRIYMDDKFERLFKMYADKAKIDIQSLVFSFDGDKIGPDATPESLRMEDDDMIEVHDTSNKKRCFFNQGNSMTLFSRGKDTRECSHMLLFDC
- the LOC112201158 gene encoding uncharacterized protein LOC112201158 isoform X3, which gives rise to MADFTEELEPLFDYSRVQPLNVISLDDDDDDDDEASASPPSKKRKKASNPAVETVDDSVKVTVIEDDDEDWLLPPPKVTKKLGDDSILKALRLQKQELASAESAENVVRAVEESVRQELLSSLQSSPDATAAPHPKPQVERNKVVISIQDKDGVKQFRIYMDDKFERLFKMYADKAKIDIQSLVFSFDGDKIGPDATPESLRMEDDDMIEVHDTSNKKRCFFNQGNSMTLFSRGKDTRECSHMLLFDC
- the LOC112201158 gene encoding uncharacterized protein LOC112201158 isoform X6, whose translation is MILQADFTEELEPLFDYSRVQPLNVISLDDDDDDDDEASASPPSKKRKKASNPAVETVDDSVKVTVIEDDDEDWLLPPPKVTKKLGDDSILKALRLQKQELASAESAENVVRAVEESVRQELLSSLQSSPDATAAPHPKPQVERNKVVISIQDKDGVKQFRIYMDDKFERLFKMYADKAKIDIQSLVFSFDGDKIGPDATPESLRMEDDDMIEVHDTSNKKGVSSTKATR
- the LOC112201158 gene encoding uncharacterized protein LOC112201158 isoform X2 — translated: MILQADFTEELEPLFDYSRVQPLNVISLDDDDDDEASASPPSKKRKKASNPAVETVDDSVKVTVIEDDDEDWLLPPPKVTKKLGDDSILKALRLQKQELASAESAENVVRAVEESVRQELLSSLQSSPDATAAPHPKPQVERNKVVISIQDKDGVKQFRIYMDDKFERLFKMYADKAKIDIQSLVFSFDGDKIGPDATPESLRMEDDDMIEVHDTSNKKRCFFNQGNSMTLFSRGKDTRECSHMLLFDC